Proteins from one Bacteroides mediterraneensis genomic window:
- a CDS encoding alpha-amylase has translation MKTICLYFEIHQIIHLKRYRFFEIGSEHYYYDDYANEQGMNEVAERSYIPALKTLIEMAKSSNGAFKVALSISGVALEQLEIHAPAVIELLHELNATGCCEFLCEPYSHGLSSLKNETCFREEVERMRVKIKDYFGQEPKVFRNSSLIYDNEIGGIVADMGFKGMLAEGAKHVLGWKSPHYLYHCAENPNLKLLLRDFKLSDDISLRFSNSEWSEYPLFADKYIGWIASLPENEQVINIFMELSALGIFQPLSSNILEFLKALPECARQKGITFSTPSEIVTKLKSVDMIDVPYPMSWVDEERDISPWLGNVMQREAFDKLYSVAERVHLCSDRRIKQDWDYLQASNNFRFMTTKQMGVALDRGIYDSPYDAFTNYMNILGDFIGRVNALYPVDMEDEELNSLLTTIRNQEEELVQLNDEVKHLQAQLKEKEQKVEKAPAKKAPAKKAASSTAKKTTSKKA, from the coding sequence ATGAAAACAATTTGTCTTTACTTTGAAATACACCAGATTATTCATTTGAAACGTTATCGTTTCTTTGAAATCGGTTCGGAACATTATTATTACGATGATTATGCCAATGAGCAGGGTATGAATGAGGTGGCTGAACGCTCTTATATTCCCGCTTTGAAGACCCTGATTGAGATGGCAAAATCGTCAAACGGAGCATTTAAGGTCGCATTGTCTATTTCAGGAGTCGCTTTGGAGCAGCTGGAGATTCATGCGCCTGCAGTCATAGAACTGTTGCATGAGCTGAATGCGACAGGTTGCTGCGAGTTCCTTTGCGAGCCTTATTCACACGGCTTGTCTTCTTTGAAGAATGAAACCTGCTTCCGGGAAGAAGTAGAACGTATGCGTGTGAAGATTAAAGATTATTTCGGTCAGGAACCTAAGGTATTCCGCAATTCCAGTTTGATTTACGATAACGAAATTGGAGGCATTGTAGCCGATATGGGCTTCAAAGGAATGTTGGCTGAAGGTGCGAAACATGTATTGGGCTGGAAGAGTCCTCACTACTTGTATCATTGTGCCGAAAATCCGAATCTGAAATTATTGCTTCGTGACTTTAAGTTGTCGGACGATATCAGCTTGCGTTTCTCTAACAGTGAATGGAGTGAATATCCGCTGTTTGCCGATAAATACATTGGTTGGATTGCTTCTTTGCCTGAAAACGAACAGGTCATCAATATCTTTATGGAACTCTCTGCATTGGGTATTTTCCAGCCGTTGTCTTCCAATATTCTGGAATTCCTGAAAGCGCTGCCTGAATGTGCCCGTCAGAAAGGAATTACGTTCTCTACTCCTTCAGAAATTGTGACCAAGCTGAAATCGGTAGATATGATTGATGTGCCTTATCCGATGTCATGGGTAGACGAAGAGCGTGATATCAGTCCATGGTTGGGTAACGTGATGCAGCGTGAAGCGTTTGATAAGCTTTACAGCGTGGCAGAACGTGTACACTTGTGCTCAGACCGCCGAATCAAACAAGACTGGGATTACCTGCAGGCAAGCAATAATTTCCGTTTCATGACCACTAAACAGATGGGAGTGGCTTTGGATCGTGGAATTTATGATTCTCCGTATGATGCGTTCACCAATTACATGAATATCTTGGGCGACTTTATCGGACGTGTCAATGCCTTGTATCCGGTAGATATGGAAGACGAGGAATTGAATTCTTTGTTGACTACTATACGTAACCAGGAGGAAGAGCTGGTGCAGTTGAATGATGAGGTGAAACATTTGCAGGCACAGCTGAAAGAGAAGGAGCAGAAAGTGGAAAAAGCTCCGGCAAAGAAGGCTCCGGCCAAGAAAGCTGCTTCTTCCACGGCTAAGAAAACCACTTCAAAGAAAGCATAA
- a CDS encoding glycosyltransferase family 4 protein, whose product MKVLMFGWEFPPHILGGLGTASYGLTHGLAQQQDMEITFCIPKPWGDEDQSFLRIIGMNSVPIVWRDVQWDYVKDRVGSYMDPQLYYDLRDHIYADFNYMHTNDLGCLEFSGRYPDNLHEEINNYSIVAGVVARQQQFDIIHSHDWLTYPAGIHAKQVSGKPLVIHVHATDFDRSRGNVNPTVYSIEKNGMDHADCIMCVSELTRQTVINKYYQDPRKVFTVHNAVSPLSKEIQDIQVKKNPKEKIVTFLGRITMQKGPEYFVEAAAMVLKRARNVRFVMAGSGDMMNAMIRLAAERGIADRFHFPGFMKGKQVYEVLKLSDVYIMPSVSEPFGISPLEAMQCCVPTIISKQSGCAEILSKCIKTDYWDIHAMADAIHSICTNDSLYEYLRDEGKKEVDGIVWEKVGVKIRGLYEQVLKNYGK is encoded by the coding sequence ATGAAAGTTTTGATGTTTGGTTGGGAATTTCCTCCTCACATCTTAGGAGGATTAGGTACAGCCAGTTATGGACTGACTCATGGGCTTGCCCAGCAGCAGGATATGGAAATCACTTTCTGTATTCCGAAGCCTTGGGGCGATGAAGACCAGAGTTTTTTGCGTATCATAGGCATGAACAGTGTGCCCATTGTGTGGCGTGACGTACAGTGGGATTATGTAAAAGACAGAGTGGGAAGCTATATGGATCCGCAGCTATATTATGATTTGCGTGATCATATCTATGCGGACTTCAATTATATGCATACCAATGATTTGGGGTGTCTGGAGTTCTCTGGTCGCTACCCGGACAATCTGCATGAAGAAATCAACAATTATTCCATCGTAGCAGGGGTAGTGGCCCGTCAGCAGCAGTTTGATATTATTCATTCACACGACTGGCTGACTTATCCCGCAGGTATCCATGCGAAACAGGTATCCGGCAAGCCGTTGGTTATCCACGTGCATGCCACAGACTTTGACCGCAGTAGAGGCAATGTCAATCCGACGGTTTATTCCATCGAGAAGAACGGTATGGACCATGCAGACTGCATTATGTGTGTGAGCGAGCTTACCCGTCAGACTGTAATTAATAAGTATTATCAGGATCCTCGCAAGGTCTTTACCGTACACAATGCTGTGTCTCCGCTTTCCAAGGAGATTCAGGATATTCAGGTGAAGAAGAATCCGAAAGAAAAGATTGTGACCTTCCTCGGACGTATCACCATGCAGAAAGGGCCGGAGTATTTCGTGGAAGCTGCGGCTATGGTATTGAAGCGTGCTCGTAACGTTCGGTTTGTGATGGCCGGAAGCGGTGACATGATGAACGCCATGATTCGCCTGGCGGCGGAAAGAGGTATTGCCGACCGGTTCCATTTCCCAGGATTCATGAAAGGGAAACAAGTGTATGAGGTTTTGAAGTTGAGCGATGTATATATCATGCCTTCGGTATCCGAGCCGTTTGGTATTTCTCCGTTGGAAGCCATGCAGTGTTGCGTACCGACGATTATTTCCAAACAGTCTGGTTGTGCGGAAATCCTTTCCAAGTGTATAAAGACCGATTATTGGGATATACATGCCATGGCAGATGCTATTCATTCCATTTGTACCAATGATTCATTGTATGAATATCTCCGCGATGAAGGAAAGAAAGAGGTGGATGGTATTGTATGGGAGAAGGTCGGCGTGAAGATTCGTGGACTTTATGAGCAAGTCTTAAAAAATTATGGAAAATAA
- a CDS encoding glycogen debranching enzyme N-terminal domain-containing protein, whose amino-acid sequence MSYLRFDKTIMTNLEETLTREILRTNRSGAYHCSTIVDCNTRKYHGLLVIPVPELDDENHVLLSSLDETVIQHGAEFNLGLHKYGGDNFSPRGHKYIREFECEKVPTTVYRVGGVVLKKEKVFVHHENRILIRYTLVDAHSETTLRLRPYLAFRSVRQYTHENAQASRHYDMVENGIKTCMYPGYPELYMQLSKENEFCFHPDWYRGIEYPKERERGYDFNEDLYVPGYFEVSIKKGESVTFSGGVSPIETQSLNALFAAEVEQRTPRNNFKNCLINSAHQFLNKQDGESYILAGYPWFKCRARDMFISLPGLTLSIGEVGKFEMIMETAIKAVYAFMEGKESHLKVTEIEHPDVFLWMVWTIQQYAKMVSWDEARVKYGKLLKDVMEYLAGNKHPNLAVHDNGLVYTNGKDKAVTWMNSTVNGRPVVARTGYIVEFNALWYNALCFVADLLAGDEGFAAYLRQFSEKAAPSFIHTFLNEYGYLLDYVDGDMMDWSVRPNMIFTAAFDYSPLDSKQKKGVIDIVTKELLTPKGIRSLSPKSGGYNPNYVGPQLQRDYAYHQGTAWPWLEGFYLEAYLRIYKRSAISFAERQLISYEDQMTCHCIGSIPELFDGNPPFQGRGAISFAMNVAEILRTLNLLEKYNNQ is encoded by the coding sequence ATGAGTTATTTACGATTTGATAAGACTATAATGACAAATCTGGAAGAAACTCTGACTAGAGAAATTCTTCGTACAAATCGCTCGGGGGCTTATCATTGTTCGACTATCGTGGATTGTAATACCCGCAAGTATCATGGCTTGCTGGTAATACCTGTGCCGGAGTTGGATGATGAAAACCATGTGTTGCTTTCTTCTTTGGATGAAACCGTCATTCAGCATGGCGCAGAATTCAATCTAGGTCTTCACAAGTATGGAGGTGACAATTTTAGTCCGAGAGGACATAAGTACATCCGGGAGTTTGAGTGTGAGAAAGTGCCGACTACGGTTTATCGGGTCGGGGGAGTCGTGCTGAAGAAAGAGAAAGTTTTCGTGCATCATGAAAACCGCATTTTAATTCGCTACACGTTGGTGGATGCACATTCGGAAACGACTCTTCGTCTTCGTCCTTATCTGGCATTCCGCAGCGTGCGTCAGTACACTCATGAGAATGCACAGGCCAGCCGTCATTATGACATGGTGGAAAATGGAATCAAGACATGCATGTATCCGGGATATCCCGAACTCTACATGCAGCTGAGCAAAGAGAATGAGTTCTGTTTCCATCCTGACTGGTACAGAGGCATTGAATATCCTAAGGAACGTGAACGTGGATATGACTTTAATGAGGATTTGTATGTTCCAGGCTATTTCGAGGTGAGTATCAAGAAAGGGGAATCGGTCACTTTTTCTGGTGGTGTTTCTCCGATAGAAACCCAATCCTTAAATGCGCTCTTTGCAGCCGAAGTGGAGCAGCGTACTCCACGCAATAATTTTAAGAACTGTCTGATTAATTCCGCCCACCAGTTCTTGAACAAGCAGGATGGGGAATCTTATATTTTGGCTGGATATCCATGGTTCAAATGTCGTGCACGCGACATGTTTATTTCTTTGCCGGGATTGACTCTTTCTATTGGAGAAGTCGGTAAGTTTGAAATGATTATGGAAACTGCCATAAAAGCTGTTTATGCGTTTATGGAAGGAAAAGAAAGCCATCTCAAAGTAACCGAAATCGAACATCCGGATGTGTTTCTGTGGATGGTATGGACCATACAGCAGTATGCCAAGATGGTGTCGTGGGATGAAGCAAGGGTGAAATACGGAAAACTGTTGAAAGACGTGATGGAGTATTTGGCCGGTAACAAACATCCTAATCTGGCAGTACATGATAATGGCCTGGTTTATACCAATGGAAAAGATAAAGCAGTGACATGGATGAACTCTACGGTCAATGGACGTCCGGTGGTAGCACGAACGGGATATATAGTAGAATTTAATGCGTTATGGTACAATGCCCTTTGTTTCGTAGCTGATTTGCTGGCTGGAGACGAGGGCTTTGCTGCTTATTTACGTCAGTTCTCGGAAAAGGCAGCTCCCTCTTTCATTCATACCTTCCTGAACGAGTATGGCTATTTGCTGGATTATGTAGATGGGGATATGATGGATTGGAGCGTACGCCCGAATATGATTTTCACTGCTGCATTTGATTATTCTCCGCTTGATTCCAAACAAAAGAAAGGTGTGATTGACATTGTGACTAAAGAATTGCTGACACCGAAAGGAATCCGTTCTTTAAGTCCGAAGAGTGGCGGTTACAATCCGAATTATGTAGGTCCTCAGCTTCAGCGAGACTATGCATATCATCAGGGTACGGCATGGCCGTGGTTGGAAGGTTTCTACCTGGAGGCTTATTTGCGTATCTACAAGCGGAGTGCGATTTCCTTTGCAGAGCGTCAGCTGATCAGTTACGAGGACCAGATGACCTGTCATTGCATAGGTTCCATTCCGGAACTGTTTGATGGCAATCCGCCTTTCCAGGGAAGAGGTGCCATTTCGTTTGCGATGAATGTAGCCGAGATTTTACGTACATTGAATTTGTTGGAGAAATATAACAATCAATAA
- the serS gene encoding serine--tRNA ligase, whose amino-acid sequence MLTIKQITEDTDKVIRGLEKKHFANAKETIAKVFELNDKRRSAQNQLDKNLSEVNSTSKTIGALMKEGKKEEAEAAKARVAEIKEASKSLQAEMDKAAEDMQNLLYTIPNVPYECVPEGFGAEDNVVEKMGGMETELPKNALPHWELAKKYDLIDFDLGVKITGAGFPVYKGKGARLQRALINFFLDEARAAGYEEIMPPTVVNAASGYGTGQLPDKEAQMYHCEMDDLYLIPTAEVPVTNIYRDVILDEKQLPIKNCAYTQCFRREAGSYGKDVRGLNRLHEFSKIELVRIDKPEHSKQSHQEMLDHVEGLLKKLELPYRILRLCGGDMSFTAALCFDFEVYSEAQKRWLEVSSVSNFDTYQANRLKCRYRNAEKKAELCHTLNGSALALPRIVAALLENNQTPEGIRIPKALVPYCGFDMID is encoded by the coding sequence ATGCTTACCATTAAACAAATTACAGAAGATACCGACAAGGTGATTCGTGGATTGGAAAAAAAGCATTTTGCCAATGCAAAGGAAACAATTGCCAAAGTGTTTGAACTGAACGATAAAAGACGGAGTGCACAGAATCAATTAGATAAAAACCTTTCAGAAGTGAATTCTACCTCAAAGACGATTGGGGCTTTGATGAAAGAGGGCAAGAAAGAAGAAGCAGAAGCAGCCAAGGCGCGTGTGGCAGAAATCAAGGAAGCCAGCAAGAGCTTGCAGGCAGAAATGGATAAGGCAGCCGAGGATATGCAGAATTTGCTTTACACAATTCCGAATGTGCCGTACGAATGTGTGCCGGAAGGTTTTGGCGCAGAAGATAATGTGGTAGAAAAAATGGGAGGAATGGAAACTGAACTTCCGAAGAACGCACTGCCTCACTGGGAACTGGCCAAGAAATATGACTTGATTGATTTTGACCTGGGTGTGAAGATTACGGGAGCCGGTTTTCCTGTATATAAAGGAAAAGGTGCTCGTTTGCAGCGTGCGCTGATCAATTTCTTTCTGGATGAGGCCCGTGCTGCTGGCTATGAAGAAATTATGCCTCCTACAGTGGTAAATGCCGCTTCTGGTTATGGCACAGGACAGTTGCCCGACAAGGAAGCACAGATGTATCACTGTGAGATGGATGATTTGTACTTGATTCCTACTGCTGAGGTTCCGGTGACTAATATCTATCGTGATGTGATTTTGGATGAAAAGCAGTTGCCGATTAAGAATTGTGCCTATACGCAGTGTTTCCGTCGTGAAGCTGGTTCTTATGGTAAAGACGTACGTGGGCTGAACCGTCTGCATGAATTCTCTAAAATTGAGTTGGTACGCATCGATAAACCGGAACATTCCAAGCAGTCTCACCAAGAAATGTTGGATCATGTAGAAGGCTTGCTGAAGAAACTGGAGCTTCCTTACCGTATTCTTCGTCTTTGTGGAGGTGACATGAGTTTCACTGCAGCCCTTTGTTTCGACTTTGAGGTGTATTCCGAAGCTCAGAAACGTTGGTTGGAAGTTAGCTCTGTTTCTAATTTCGATACCTATCAGGCCAACCGTTTGAAATGTCGTTACCGTAATGCTGAAAAGAAGGCAGAGTTGTGCCATACGTTGAATGGTTCGGCATTGGCTTTGCCGCGTATTGTGGCTGCTTTGCTTGAAAACAATCAGACTCCGGAAGGTATCCGTATTCCAAAGGCGTTGGTTCCCTATTGCGGCTTTGATATGATTGACTGA
- a CDS encoding OprO/OprP family phosphate-selective porin: MKRSGIILCLWLGGVTMAAAQSEPMISSGEESLLERLTGGQRKVDWADMNIQFCSAVDASFQNGKLDEAAFKVHRIRLEVLGGFHEKFTYHFRQSLNQYTTPNIPLDNLSGSVELAMVGWQLNDKWKLTAGKQPVQFSGYECWVNAIKVRHYSDFNNTIPCYQAGVNVAYKMNDSHEFNFQLTNNRNGDSNDQFMYGLPEDVEATKIPLLATVNWDGYFVDHAMQLRYSLSYGQLAKNKNVFYFTCGNVWDKKPFLGYVDFMYSREGIDSKGLISGVTVQDGVGQTLSDVDYFTTIFNLDYRVASHWNLYVKGVYEQGNVFKSSGNISAGTYRRVWNAQLCAEYYPLKNSELLCYLHLLYKNVHLTERATRWGAESYNQQRISLGLVYTLPVF; the protein is encoded by the coding sequence ATGAAACGGAGCGGTATCATCTTATGTCTTTGGCTGGGAGGAGTGACAATGGCAGCCGCACAAAGTGAGCCGATGATATCCTCTGGGGAAGAGTCGTTGTTGGAACGGTTGACCGGAGGTCAGCGAAAGGTGGATTGGGCAGATATGAACATTCAGTTCTGCTCGGCGGTGGATGCATCTTTTCAGAATGGGAAACTGGATGAAGCGGCTTTTAAGGTGCATCGTATCCGTTTGGAGGTGCTGGGGGGATTCCATGAGAAATTTACATATCATTTCCGGCAGTCCCTGAATCAGTACACGACGCCTAACATTCCTTTGGACAATCTTTCCGGGTCGGTGGAACTGGCTATGGTCGGTTGGCAGTTGAATGATAAATGGAAGTTGACCGCAGGAAAGCAGCCTGTACAGTTCAGTGGCTATGAATGCTGGGTGAATGCCATTAAAGTGCGGCATTATTCCGATTTTAATAATACGATACCTTGTTATCAGGCGGGGGTGAATGTGGCTTATAAAATGAACGACAGCCATGAATTCAATTTTCAGTTGACAAACAACCGGAATGGAGACAGTAACGACCAGTTCATGTATGGACTGCCGGAAGATGTAGAGGCCACCAAGATTCCTTTGCTGGCTACTGTCAACTGGGACGGATATTTCGTGGATCATGCTATGCAACTCCGTTATTCGTTGTCGTATGGGCAGCTGGCCAAAAATAAAAATGTCTTTTATTTTACCTGTGGTAATGTGTGGGACAAAAAGCCTTTCTTGGGGTACGTTGATTTCATGTATTCTCGTGAAGGAATTGATTCGAAAGGATTGATTAGTGGAGTGACCGTACAGGATGGGGTGGGGCAGACTTTGTCGGATGTGGATTACTTTACGACCATTTTCAATCTGGATTATCGGGTAGCTTCTCACTGGAATCTCTATGTCAAGGGAGTCTATGAGCAGGGAAATGTATTTAAATCATCCGGTAATATCTCAGCCGGGACTTACCGTAGGGTTTGGAATGCCCAGCTTTGTGCCGAGTATTATCCTCTGAAGAACAGCGAACTGTTGTGTTATCTGCATCTTCTGTATAAGAATGTACACCTGACGGAAAGAGCCACTCGTTGGGGAGCCGAGAGTTACAACCAGCAGCGAATTTCGTTAGGTTTGGTTTACACGCTTCCTGTTTTCTAA